One segment of Candidatus Omnitrophota bacterium DNA contains the following:
- a CDS encoding Bax inhibitor-1/YccA family protein, translated as MERSSNPVLKNNIFTKAGSVDPALAMTIQGTVNKTLFLLGLVLLTAVWSWANPAKLLSWFWLLAIAGLVVALVTVFKKEWSAVTAPVYAMVEGFILGGLSVLMEKSYPGIVIQAVGLTFGTLFCLLMAYKSGLIKATENFKLGVIAATGAVALVYIVDIGMGFFGVRIPFIHESGLMGIIFSAVVVVIAALNLVLDFDFIEKGAQANAPKYMEWYGAFGLMVTLIWLYLEILRLLVKTRRR; from the coding sequence ATGGAACGTTCAAGCAATCCTGTCCTGAAGAACAATATCTTTACTAAAGCCGGTTCGGTTGATCCCGCGTTGGCTATGACTATCCAGGGAACGGTGAATAAGACCTTGTTCCTGCTGGGTTTGGTGCTGTTAACCGCGGTATGGAGTTGGGCCAATCCGGCTAAACTGCTTTCTTGGTTCTGGCTTTTGGCTATCGCTGGATTAGTCGTGGCCCTGGTCACTGTTTTCAAGAAAGAATGGTCTGCGGTAACCGCGCCTGTCTATGCTATGGTCGAGGGGTTTATTCTGGGCGGGTTGTCAGTTCTAATGGAAAAGTCATACCCGGGTATAGTTATACAGGCTGTGGGGCTTACCTTCGGCACGCTTTTTTGCCTTTTAATGGCTTATAAATCCGGCTTGATCAAAGCCACGGAGAACTTTAAACTGGGGGTAATCGCCGCTACCGGCGCTGTCGCTTTAGTTTATATAGTGGATATAGGAATGGGTTTTTTCGGCGTCCGTATCCCGTTCATTCATGAAAGCGGGCTTATGGGGATAATCTTCAGCGCGGTCGTGGTGGTTATCGCTGCCCTGAACCTGGTCCTGGATTTTGATTTCATCGAAAAAGGGGCCCAGGCAAATGCTCCCAAATATATGGAGTGGTACGGCGCATTCGGATTAATGGTCACGTTGATCTGGCTCTACCTGGAAATACTCAGGCTTTTGGTAAAAACGCGCCGAAGGTAA